The Enteractinococcus fodinae genome has a segment encoding these proteins:
- the acs gene encoding acetate--CoA ligase: protein MANEHTIRELSHEDRTFDPPPDFAAQANVTAEEYTKAEEDRIGFWAEKAQRISWETPFDEVLDWSEAPFAKWYIGGKLNAAYNCVDRHVEAGLGDRVAYYFEGEGGDTRVITYADLQREVSKTANALVELGVKAGDRVALYMPMIPETVFAMLACARIGAPHTVIFGGFSDRAIADRVEDCGVEIVITADGGYRRGKTNALKATVDKALQDLPQVRNVVVVQRTGQEVNWDDDRDIWWHDLVDRQSETHDLEFFDAEHPLYIMYSSGTTGKPKGIMHTTGGYLVGTSYTHWAVFDIKPETDIFWTAADIGWVTGHSYIVYGPLANGTTSVLYEGTPDTPHRGRWWEIVEKYGVTVLYCAPTSIRTFMRWGRDIPAKYDMSTLRLLGSVGEPINPEAWMWYREHIGGNNCPIVDTWWQTENGSILISPLPGVTSTKPGAAMRALPGIVADIYDEQGQPVEPGSGGYLVITEPWPAMLRTLWGDEERYKKTYWSQYPGVYFAGDGAKYDRDGDIWVLGRVDDVLNVSGHRMSTAEIESALVAHSMVAEAAVVGAQDETTGQAIEAFVILRESAKDRDDAVQQLRDHVRASIGPIATPRAIMVVPDLPKTRSGKIMRRLLKDVAENREIGDVTTLADASVMDAIQEEMRARQKS from the coding sequence ATGGCCAACGAACACACGATCCGAGAACTCAGCCACGAAGACCGAACCTTCGATCCCCCACCCGATTTCGCGGCCCAAGCGAATGTGACCGCCGAGGAATACACCAAAGCCGAAGAAGACCGCATCGGGTTCTGGGCCGAAAAAGCCCAGCGCATCTCATGGGAGACGCCATTTGATGAGGTGCTTGACTGGTCTGAGGCGCCGTTTGCCAAGTGGTATATCGGCGGCAAGCTCAACGCAGCCTATAACTGTGTCGATCGGCATGTTGAGGCAGGGCTGGGTGACCGAGTGGCCTACTACTTTGAGGGCGAAGGTGGCGACACCCGGGTCATCACGTACGCGGACTTGCAGCGCGAGGTCTCCAAAACCGCCAACGCACTGGTCGAACTCGGGGTCAAAGCCGGCGACCGCGTCGCGTTGTATATGCCCATGATCCCCGAGACGGTCTTTGCGATGTTGGCATGCGCGCGCATCGGCGCCCCGCACACCGTGATCTTTGGCGGATTCTCTGATCGAGCCATCGCCGATCGCGTCGAAGACTGCGGGGTTGAAATCGTCATCACCGCCGACGGGGGCTACCGGCGGGGCAAGACGAACGCGCTGAAAGCCACCGTCGATAAAGCCCTCCAAGACCTACCACAAGTCCGCAATGTGGTCGTCGTCCAACGCACCGGTCAAGAGGTCAACTGGGACGATGACCGCGACATCTGGTGGCACGATCTCGTCGACCGGCAATCGGAAACCCACGACCTGGAATTCTTTGATGCAGAGCACCCCCTATACATCATGTACTCCTCGGGTACGACCGGCAAACCCAAAGGTATTATGCACACCACCGGCGGGTATCTAGTGGGCACCTCCTATACCCACTGGGCGGTGTTCGATATCAAACCTGAAACCGATATCTTCTGGACGGCGGCCGATATCGGGTGGGTCACCGGGCACTCGTATATTGTTTACGGGCCATTGGCCAATGGCACGACTTCCGTGCTGTATGAAGGCACCCCGGACACCCCACACCGCGGTCGCTGGTGGGAGATCGTGGAAAAATACGGGGTCACCGTGTTGTATTGTGCGCCCACCAGTATTCGTACCTTCATGCGCTGGGGCCGCGATATCCCGGCCAAATACGACATGTCCACCCTGCGTCTGCTGGGCAGCGTGGGCGAACCGATCAACCCGGAAGCCTGGATGTGGTATCGCGAACATATCGGCGGCAATAACTGTCCGATCGTGGACACGTGGTGGCAGACCGAAAACGGCAGCATCCTGATCAGCCCGCTGCCCGGTGTGACCTCAACAAAACCAGGGGCTGCGATGCGCGCCCTACCCGGGATTGTGGCAGATATTTATGACGAGCAAGGCCAACCCGTCGAGCCCGGTAGTGGTGGCTATCTGGTGATCACCGAACCGTGGCCGGCCATGCTGCGCACCCTGTGGGGAGACGAAGAACGCTACAAGAAGACCTACTGGTCGCAATACCCGGGCGTCTACTTCGCCGGTGACGGGGCCAAATATGACCGCGACGGTGATATCTGGGTTCTGGGTCGGGTCGATGATGTCTTGAATGTTTCAGGCCACCGGATGTCGACGGCTGAGATCGAATCCGCACTGGTGGCCCACAGTATGGTGGCAGAAGCCGCCGTGGTGGGGGCGCAGGATGAGACCACCGGACAGGCGATCGAAGCGTTTGTCATCCTCCGCGAGAGCGCCAAAGATCGCGACGATGCTGTTCAACAGTTACGGGATCATGTTCGGGCCTCGATCGGTCCGATCGCCACACCGCGGGCCATCATGGTCGTCCCGGATTTGCCCAAAACTCGGTCTGGCAAGATTATGCGCCGGCTCCTCAAAGATGTGGCTGAAAACCGTGAAATCGGTGACGTAACCACACTGGCCGATGCCTCCGTCATGGATGCGATCCAGGAGGAGATGCGGGCCAGACAAAAATCATAA
- a CDS encoding DMT family transporter: MSSSRLQGILAVLIASLLWGTTGTAATFAPEVGPLAIGAAALGIGGLLQALIALPALRRARLHLTTHLGYIITGGLAVWSYPLAFYSSMHLAGVAVGTVISLASAPLASGILEWLIDRKRLGGWWYLAAALGIAGSALLIVSTNTSAAVSELSALAGILLGLIAGAAYATYSWVVQRLMREGVGRAAAMGSVFGFGGALLIPVLLVTGAPLLASPQALSVGLYMALVPMFVGYVAFGYGLSKIPASSATTLTLTEPAVATVLAVLVVGEQLTMSGWFGLAMFALVLVIIACAPQHRVTKTQPAMARLRDMKGC, encoded by the coding sequence GTGAGTTCGTCACGCTTGCAAGGCATCCTGGCGGTGCTCATCGCCTCGTTGTTGTGGGGGACCACCGGGACGGCCGCGACCTTTGCGCCGGAGGTCGGGCCGCTTGCCATTGGCGCCGCAGCTCTCGGCATCGGGGGCCTGTTGCAAGCCCTCATCGCGTTACCAGCCTTACGCCGAGCACGCCTTCATCTCACAACGCACCTCGGGTATATCATCACCGGTGGACTGGCCGTATGGAGCTATCCCTTAGCGTTCTATTCTTCGATGCACCTGGCCGGGGTCGCCGTGGGGACCGTAATCTCATTAGCCTCGGCCCCCTTAGCCTCAGGCATCCTGGAATGGCTCATTGATCGCAAAAGACTCGGTGGCTGGTGGTACCTCGCAGCCGCCTTGGGGATCGCCGGGAGCGCGCTGCTGATCGTATCCACGAATACCAGCGCTGCAGTCAGTGAGCTGTCCGCGCTGGCAGGGATCCTGCTTGGACTAATCGCTGGGGCAGCGTATGCGACCTATTCGTGGGTGGTCCAACGACTCATGCGTGAGGGAGTGGGTCGTGCAGCTGCCATGGGGTCGGTCTTCGGGTTCGGCGGAGCGCTGCTGATCCCCGTGCTGCTGGTCACCGGGGCTCCGCTGCTGGCGAGCCCGCAGGCCCTGTCGGTTGGCCTGTACATGGCACTGGTTCCGATGTTTGTTGGGTATGTTGCGTTCGGGTACGGGTTATCGAAAATCCCGGCCAGCTCAGCGACGACCTTGACCCTGACCGAGCCGGCAGTAGCGACGGTCCTTGCCGTGCTGGTCGTCGGCGAGCAACTGACAATGTCGGGGTGGTTTGGGTTAGCCATGTTTGCGCTGGTGTTGGTGATCATTGCCTGCGCACCACAACACCGTGTGACGAAAACCCAGCCAGCCATGGCTCGCCTCCGGGATATGAAGGGTTGCTAG
- a CDS encoding DMT family transporter, translated as MWKRWLLLIGAIVAEVLGTMSLRAAIDAPLFIIGVVVGYVVGFALLGLALGQGIPVGIAYGIWAAAGVALVAILSAMIFGETLSFVAIIGLVTIIAGVFIVQTGQASAPKAEVLES; from the coding sequence ATGTGGAAACGATGGCTATTGTTAATTGGGGCCATAGTTGCCGAAGTGCTCGGTACCATGTCGCTGCGAGCGGCAATTGACGCCCCGCTATTCATCATCGGTGTCGTGGTCGGCTATGTTGTGGGTTTTGCCCTGTTAGGGCTTGCCTTAGGGCAAGGCATTCCCGTAGGGATCGCCTACGGGATATGGGCGGCTGCCGGGGTCGCGCTGGTGGCAATACTGAGCGCCATGATTTTCGGCGAAACCCTGAGCTTTGTGGCCATTATCGGGCTGGTCACCATCATCGCTGGCGTCTTTATCGTCCAAACGGGGCAGGCCAGCGCTCCGAAGGCGGAGGTACTAGAATCATGA
- a CDS encoding DMT family transporter, producing the protein MSWVYLSFAIVAEIIGTLSLRAADGFRRKIWIIPLVIFYALAFFFLALTIAAGMPVAVAYGIWSAVGVALIALLARIIWKEPLTPRMILGLILIMVGVLLVEVG; encoded by the coding sequence ATGAGCTGGGTCTATCTGTCATTCGCGATCGTCGCGGAGATTATCGGCACGCTGAGCCTTCGGGCCGCAGACGGGTTCCGCCGAAAAATCTGGATCATCCCGCTGGTGATCTTCTATGCTTTGGCATTCTTCTTTCTGGCGCTGACCATCGCGGCGGGCATGCCGGTGGCGGTCGCTTATGGCATCTGGTCGGCGGTAGGGGTTGCACTGATTGCACTGTTAGCGCGCATCATTTGGAAAGAGCCCCTCACACCTCGCATGATTCTTGGGCTCATCCTCATTATGGTGGGCGTGCTCCTGGTCGAAGTAGGCTAA